One stretch of Eretmochelys imbricata isolate rEreImb1 chromosome 1, rEreImb1.hap1, whole genome shotgun sequence DNA includes these proteins:
- the CHPT1 gene encoding cholinephosphotransferase 1 isoform X2, giving the protein MCTCLNFQAPFWVFLLCALGLFVYQSLDAIDGKQARRTNSSSPLGELFDHGCDSISTVFVSIGACIAVRLGTNPDWLFFCSFVGMFMFYCAHWQTYVSGMLKFGKVDVTEVQIAIIILFLMSAFGGTTMWDYKIPLIDLKLKTFPVLGIVGGALFSCSNYFHVIFGGGVGKNGSTIAGTSVLSPGLHIGLIITLAIMIYKKSTTQLFEKHPCLYVLTFGFVSAKITQKLVVAHMTKSEIYLQDTAFIGPGLLFLDQYFNSFIDEYIVLWIALVISLFDLLRYSTGVCMQIAAHLRIHVFRISSLQAPEQVQVVSSLSHQNNMD; this is encoded by the exons ATGTGCACCTGTCTCAATTTTCAG GCACCGTTTTGGGTATTCCTCTTGTGTGCATTAGGACTCTTTGTTTACCAGTCCCTGGATGCTATTGATGGGAAACAAGCCAGAAGAACAAATAGTAGTTCCCCCTTAGGGGAACTTTTTGACCATGGCTGTGACAGTATTTCCACAG TTTTTGTTTCCATTGGAGCCTGCATAGCTGTTCGACTGGGAACGAACCCTGACTGGctgtttttctgttcttttgTGGGAATGTTCATGTTTTATTGTGCTCACTGGCAGACATATGTATCGGGCATGTTAAAGTTTGGAAA GGTTGATGTAACTGAAGTTCAGATAGCCATAATAATCCTCTTCTTGATGTCTGCATTTGGTGGAACTACTATGTGGGACTATAAG ATCCCTTTGATAGACCTAAAATTGAAGACTTTTCCTGTTCTTGGAATAGTGGGTGGAGCATTATTTTCCTGTTCCAACTATTTCCATGTCATCTTTGGTGGTGGAGTTGGCAAAAATGGATCTACAATCGCA GGCACTAGTGTTCTTTCACCAGGCCTCCATATAGGGCTAATTATCACTTTGGCAATAATGATCTATAAAAAATCTACAACTCAGCTGTTTGAAAAGCATCCTTGCCTCTATGTCTTAACATTTGGATTTGTGAGTGCTAAGATCACACAAAAATTGGTG GTGGCCCACATGACAAAAAGCGAGATCTATCTTCAAGATACTGCATTTATTGGGCCAGGTCTTCTATTTTTGGACCAGTACTTCAACAGTTTTATTGATGAATATATTGTTCTATGGATAGCATTG gtTATATCCTTGTTTGATTTGCTGAGATACTCCACTGGTGTATGCATGCAGATTGCTGCTCACCTTCGCATACATGTCTTCAGAATTTCATCACTTCAAGCTCCTGAACAG GTGCAAGTTGTTTCTTCACTGAGCCATCAGAATAACATGGACTGA
- the CHPT1 gene encoding cholinephosphotransferase 1 isoform X1 yields MAGLWAPPEPLSAAQLRRLEQHRYSASGRSLLEPPLQLYWAWLVEQIPAWLAPNTITLSGLLLNLLTTLLLIAYCPSATEQAPFWVFLLCALGLFVYQSLDAIDGKQARRTNSSSPLGELFDHGCDSISTVFVSIGACIAVRLGTNPDWLFFCSFVGMFMFYCAHWQTYVSGMLKFGKVDVTEVQIAIIILFLMSAFGGTTMWDYKIPLIDLKLKTFPVLGIVGGALFSCSNYFHVIFGGGVGKNGSTIAGTSVLSPGLHIGLIITLAIMIYKKSTTQLFEKHPCLYVLTFGFVSAKITQKLVVAHMTKSEIYLQDTAFIGPGLLFLDQYFNSFIDEYIVLWIALVISLFDLLRYSTGVCMQIAAHLRIHVFRISSLQAPEQVQVVSSLSHQNNMD; encoded by the exons ATGGCCGGGCTGTGGGCGCCGCCCGAGCCCCTGAGCGCGGCGCAGCTGAGGCGGCTGGAGCAGCATCGCTACAGCGCGTCCGGGCGCTCGCTGCTGGAGCCGCCGCTGCAGCTCTACTGGgcctggctggtggagcagatcCCGGCCTGGCTGGCCCCCAACACCATCACCCTGAGCGGCCTCCTGCTCAACCTGCTCACCACGCTGCTGCTCATCGCCTACTGCCCCAGCGCCACCGAGCAG GCACCGTTTTGGGTATTCCTCTTGTGTGCATTAGGACTCTTTGTTTACCAGTCCCTGGATGCTATTGATGGGAAACAAGCCAGAAGAACAAATAGTAGTTCCCCCTTAGGGGAACTTTTTGACCATGGCTGTGACAGTATTTCCACAG TTTTTGTTTCCATTGGAGCCTGCATAGCTGTTCGACTGGGAACGAACCCTGACTGGctgtttttctgttcttttgTGGGAATGTTCATGTTTTATTGTGCTCACTGGCAGACATATGTATCGGGCATGTTAAAGTTTGGAAA GGTTGATGTAACTGAAGTTCAGATAGCCATAATAATCCTCTTCTTGATGTCTGCATTTGGTGGAACTACTATGTGGGACTATAAG ATCCCTTTGATAGACCTAAAATTGAAGACTTTTCCTGTTCTTGGAATAGTGGGTGGAGCATTATTTTCCTGTTCCAACTATTTCCATGTCATCTTTGGTGGTGGAGTTGGCAAAAATGGATCTACAATCGCA GGCACTAGTGTTCTTTCACCAGGCCTCCATATAGGGCTAATTATCACTTTGGCAATAATGATCTATAAAAAATCTACAACTCAGCTGTTTGAAAAGCATCCTTGCCTCTATGTCTTAACATTTGGATTTGTGAGTGCTAAGATCACACAAAAATTGGTG GTGGCCCACATGACAAAAAGCGAGATCTATCTTCAAGATACTGCATTTATTGGGCCAGGTCTTCTATTTTTGGACCAGTACTTCAACAGTTTTATTGATGAATATATTGTTCTATGGATAGCATTG gtTATATCCTTGTTTGATTTGCTGAGATACTCCACTGGTGTATGCATGCAGATTGCTGCTCACCTTCGCATACATGTCTTCAGAATTTCATCACTTCAAGCTCCTGAACAG GTGCAAGTTGTTTCTTCACTGAGCCATCAGAATAACATGGACTGA